The following proteins are co-located in the Bordetella bronchialis genome:
- a CDS encoding OPT family oligopeptide transporter: MTDSARVPDHVSLPELTLRGIILGALITVVFTASNVYLGLKVGLTFSSAIPAAVISMSVLRLFRDANILENNMVQTQASAAGTLSSVIFILPALVMMGHWQGFPFWLTLAVCAAGGMLGVMFTIPLRRVMVVQSELPYPEGVAAAEILRVGTAGQRPAGAEATGSGAKGREGGTGLADIATGGAIAAAVSFASSGLRVLGDGVSIWFSAGAAIFRLPMGFSLALLGAGYLIGIVAGLAMLTGLVIAWGISVPVLTAMHPLPAGASVASHATSLWSSQVRFIGAGVIGVGAIWTLATLAAPMARGLKTTFSAMGARGGQGGGQVPRTDRDMPGFWIAAVSLAMVAVLVWTFHAFLAGAPLAASLSWQLVIYAVVFAFVFGLLVAAACGYMAGLVGSSTSPISGVGIVAIVLVSLLILAIGDGNGLLATEAGRQLAIAVAIFTTSAVIAVASISNDNLQDLKTGWLVGATPWRQQVALLIGCVAGAVVISPILELLYKAYGFADALPRAGMDPSQVLSAPQATLMLAIVRGIFTHQLNWAMILIGMGVGVALIVVDQILKRTCKVARMPVLAVGIGIYLPPTVSAPLVLGAVLSWLAARALQRRVAAGQADRAAVERADRRGVLIASGLIVGESLVGVVMAAIIGASGREAPLAIAGPDFATAASWLGLAVFLAVAWLFLRRVLAGVGVPR, from the coding sequence ATGACAGACAGCGCCCGCGTTCCCGATCATGTCTCGCTGCCAGAGTTGACTCTGCGCGGCATCATCCTGGGTGCGCTCATTACGGTGGTGTTCACCGCGTCCAATGTCTACCTGGGATTGAAGGTAGGCCTGACGTTTTCCTCGGCCATTCCGGCAGCGGTGATTTCCATGTCGGTGCTGCGCCTGTTCCGCGATGCCAACATCCTGGAAAACAATATGGTCCAGACGCAGGCCTCGGCCGCGGGCACGTTGTCTTCCGTGATATTCATTCTGCCGGCCCTGGTCATGATGGGGCATTGGCAAGGCTTTCCCTTCTGGCTCACCCTGGCGGTCTGCGCCGCGGGCGGCATGCTGGGCGTGATGTTCACGATTCCGCTGCGGCGCGTGATGGTGGTGCAAAGCGAGTTGCCCTATCCGGAGGGCGTCGCGGCGGCGGAAATCCTCCGCGTGGGCACCGCTGGCCAGCGCCCAGCCGGCGCGGAAGCCACGGGTTCCGGGGCCAAGGGCCGCGAAGGCGGCACGGGCCTGGCCGATATCGCCACGGGCGGCGCGATTGCCGCGGCGGTCAGCTTCGCCAGCAGCGGCCTGCGGGTGCTGGGCGATGGGGTCAGCATCTGGTTCTCCGCCGGCGCGGCGATCTTCCGCCTGCCCATGGGGTTCTCGCTGGCGCTGCTGGGCGCGGGGTATCTGATCGGCATCGTCGCCGGGCTGGCGATGTTGACGGGGCTGGTCATCGCCTGGGGGATTTCGGTGCCGGTACTGACGGCGATGCACCCGTTGCCGGCAGGCGCTTCAGTGGCGAGCCACGCCACCAGCCTGTGGTCCTCGCAAGTGCGCTTCATCGGCGCCGGGGTGATCGGCGTGGGGGCGATCTGGACGCTCGCCACGCTGGCCGCGCCCATGGCCCGCGGCTTGAAGACCACCTTCTCCGCGATGGGCGCGCGCGGCGGCCAGGGCGGCGGGCAGGTGCCCCGCACGGACCGCGATATGCCGGGATTCTGGATCGCGGCGGTCAGCCTGGCGATGGTGGCGGTGCTGGTATGGACCTTCCATGCCTTCCTGGCCGGCGCGCCGCTCGCGGCCAGCCTGTCCTGGCAACTGGTGATCTATGCCGTGGTATTCGCGTTCGTGTTCGGCCTGCTGGTCGCGGCTGCCTGCGGCTATATGGCGGGCCTGGTGGGCTCGTCCACCAGCCCCATCTCCGGCGTGGGCATCGTCGCCATCGTGCTCGTATCGCTGCTGATACTGGCCATCGGCGATGGCAACGGCTTGCTCGCCACGGAGGCCGGCCGGCAACTGGCCATCGCGGTGGCGATTTTCACGACATCGGCGGTGATCGCCGTGGCGTCCATCTCCAACGACAACCTGCAAGACCTGAAGACCGGTTGGCTGGTGGGCGCCACGCCCTGGCGCCAGCAGGTGGCCCTGCTGATAGGCTGCGTGGCCGGCGCGGTGGTGATCTCCCCGATCCTGGAATTGCTGTACAAGGCCTACGGTTTCGCGGATGCGCTGCCGCGTGCCGGCATGGATCCGTCGCAGGTATTGTCGGCGCCGCAGGCCACGCTGATGCTGGCCATCGTGCGCGGGATATTCACCCATCAGCTCAATTGGGCGATGATCCTGATCGGCATGGGCGTTGGCGTCGCGCTGATCGTCGTGGACCAGATCCTCAAACGCACTTGCAAGGTGGCGCGCATGCCGGTGCTCGCGGTCGGCATCGGCATCTATCTGCCGCCCACCGTCAGCGCGCCGCTGGTGCTGGGCGCCGTGCTGTCCTGGCTGGCCGCGCGTGCCTTGCAGCGCCGTGTCGCGGCGGGGCAGGCCGATCGCGCGGCCGTCGAGCGCGCCGACCGCCGCGGCGTCCTCATCGCATCGGGTCTGATCGTGGGCGAAAGCCTGGTGGGTGTCGTCATGGCCGCGATCATCGGCGCCAGCGGCAGGGAAGCGCCCTTGGCTATCGCCGGGCCGGATTTCGCTACCGCGGCGTCGTGGCTGGGCCTGGCCGTGTTCCTGGCCGTTGCGTGGCTGTTCCTGCGGCGCGTGCTGGCCGGGGTCGGCGTGCCGCGCTAA
- a CDS encoding threonine aldolase family protein, whose product MNTLPRSITLNFRSDNVGTVSPEILRAVEAANRDPAASYGDDQYSAAVNRAFSTLFETEVAVFPVATGTAANALSLSCCARPWGAIYCHQEAHVHTSEAGATEFYSGGAKLLALPGADYQLDPATLRETLATAERGIRNRSQPDAVTITQATEYGTVYRLDGIAAIGAIARDAGLRFHMDGARFANALAKLDCTPADMTWRRGVDILSFGATKNGGMNADAIVVFDPDLVEPLSYRLRRAGQTWSKMRFAAAQLLAYVEDGLYLRLARRANALAARIGRELGALPGVELVAPVDANMLFVRMPDRAIEAIAAAGARYGRRRGGVIRLVTRFDMDEAEAEILLELVRGALD is encoded by the coding sequence GTGAACACGCTTCCTCGCAGCATCACGCTGAACTTTCGCAGCGACAACGTCGGCACGGTCAGCCCGGAAATCCTGCGCGCCGTGGAGGCGGCGAACCGGGATCCCGCCGCATCCTATGGCGACGACCAATACAGCGCCGCGGTGAATCGCGCATTCTCGACCCTGTTCGAGACCGAGGTGGCGGTCTTTCCCGTCGCCACGGGCACCGCGGCCAACGCCCTGTCGTTATCCTGCTGCGCGCGGCCCTGGGGCGCCATCTATTGCCACCAGGAGGCGCACGTACACACGTCCGAGGCCGGCGCCACGGAGTTCTATAGCGGCGGCGCCAAACTGCTGGCCTTGCCGGGCGCGGATTACCAGCTGGATCCCGCGACGTTGCGCGAGACCCTGGCCACGGCCGAACGCGGCATACGCAACCGCTCGCAGCCCGACGCCGTCACCATCACACAGGCCACCGAATACGGCACGGTGTATCGCCTCGACGGCATCGCCGCCATCGGCGCCATCGCCCGCGATGCCGGCCTGCGCTTTCACATGGACGGGGCGCGTTTCGCCAATGCGCTGGCGAAACTCGATTGCACCCCGGCCGATATGACATGGCGCCGCGGCGTCGATATCCTGTCGTTCGGAGCCACCAAGAACGGCGGAATGAATGCCGACGCCATCGTCGTCTTCGACCCGGACCTGGTCGAGCCCCTGTCCTATCGGCTGCGGCGCGCCGGCCAGACCTGGTCCAAGATGCGCTTCGCCGCCGCGCAGTTGCTGGCCTATGTCGAAGATGGCCTGTACCTGCGGCTGGCCCGGCGCGCGAACGCGCTTGCCGCGCGCATCGGCCGCGAACTGGGCGCCCTGCCCGGCGTCGAGCTGGTGGCGCCGGTCGACGCCAATATGTTGTTCGTGCGCATGCCGGACCGCGCCATCGAGGCCATCGCCGCCGCCGGCGCCCGCTACGGCCGCCGCCGGGGCGGCGTGATCCGGCTCGTCACCCGCTTCGACATGGACGAGGCGGAAGCGGAAATCCTGCTGGAACTGGTACGCGGCGCGCTGGATTGA
- a CDS encoding pyridoxal-phosphate-dependent aminotransferase family protein — protein sequence MSQAANAVGLIPDGYRLRLPGPTFVPARIRQATARLIVNHRGPEFRAMLADAEERLKPIFGTRNRILFFAASGSGMMEAAVVNIASPDTELLFVTHGQFGERFASIAAAVGARYDRLDMPWGSDIDIDAVAGRLREKTYRAVFVIHNESSTAIVADLARLGALLRDTSTLLVTDSVSGLAGIEMKQDEWGVDVVVSASQKALMCPPGLGLASVSAKAWEVIERGDHIPAFYWDFKRVLASLEKGETPFTPAVPIVYGLIEALDMIHAEGLPRVLARHRRLSAALRDGAAAIGLPVFGTGSNLSSTVVALSVPREMDGAAIVKALYQRHRTVIAGSRNKLSGRVIRIGTMGDFDEDTILTDLAHLENVLPDLGHAFTPGAGIAAARASLAGSARS from the coding sequence GTGTCTCAGGCAGCAAACGCCGTCGGGCTCATCCCGGACGGGTATCGTCTCCGCCTTCCCGGCCCGACCTTTGTCCCGGCGCGCATCCGGCAGGCGACCGCGCGGCTGATCGTCAATCATCGCGGACCCGAATTCCGCGCCATGCTGGCCGATGCCGAAGAGCGCCTCAAGCCCATCTTCGGCACGCGCAACCGCATCCTGTTCTTCGCCGCCTCCGGCAGCGGAATGATGGAAGCCGCAGTCGTCAACATCGCCAGTCCGGATACCGAACTGCTGTTCGTTACGCACGGGCAGTTCGGCGAACGCTTCGCCTCCATCGCGGCGGCGGTGGGCGCGCGATACGACAGGCTGGACATGCCCTGGGGCAGCGACATCGATATCGACGCCGTGGCGGGGCGCCTGCGCGAAAAGACTTATCGCGCCGTATTCGTCATCCACAACGAAAGCTCGACCGCCATCGTGGCCGATCTGGCGCGCCTGGGCGCGCTGCTGCGCGACACGTCCACCCTGCTGGTCACCGACTCCGTCAGCGGCCTGGCGGGCATCGAGATGAAGCAGGACGAATGGGGCGTCGACGTGGTGGTGTCGGCCTCGCAGAAAGCGCTGATGTGCCCGCCGGGATTGGGGCTGGCCAGCGTCAGCGCCAAGGCGTGGGAAGTCATCGAACGCGGCGACCATATTCCCGCCTTCTACTGGGACTTCAAGCGCGTCCTGGCGTCCCTGGAGAAAGGCGAAACCCCTTTCACGCCGGCCGTTCCGATCGTCTACGGCCTGATCGAGGCCCTGGACATGATCCACGCGGAAGGACTGCCACGGGTCCTGGCACGCCACCGCCGCCTGTCCGCCGCGTTGCGCGACGGCGCCGCGGCGATCGGCCTTCCCGTGTTCGGAACGGGGAGCAATCTGTCCAGCACGGTGGTCGCCTTGTCGGTACCGCGCGAGATGGATGGCGCCGCCATCGTCAAGGCGCTGTACCAGCGCCATCGCACCGTGATCGCCGGCTCGCGCAATAAGCTGTCCGGCCGCGTAATCCGCATCGGCACGATGGGCGACTTCGACGAGGACACCATCCTGACCGACCTGGCCCATCTGGAGAACGTCCTGCCGGACCTGGGCCATGCTTTCACGCCGGGCGCGGGCATTGCCGCCGCCCGCGCCAGCCTTGCTGGCTCCGCTCGATCATAA
- a CDS encoding extracellular solute-binding protein, translating into MKRLSACLALLAVTAIGPALPAVAASDHVVLYSANDDTVNKLISDGFKQATGITVNVISSGSGVLFRRIASEQGNPQADVVWGVSAALLKQNVKYFQAYAVQGSDTVPAPYRDPGNLWIGTNIQVVTINRNSKAIPDAEAPQRWEDLFNAKWKGRIAYTDPANSGFSYAAATALLQAWGDNDAAWEKFGKLVGNTKVLNRSTLVFDGNGSGEYPLGISLEYAGYLWAHNGAPVKVGYPADGTVALAEGAALIKGGPDPENARKLIDYLASKPTQEMLLKATFRRPARQDVDLGAAGSMPAFGTIKVLPYDDAKWEAARADTLRRLKTTIQETR; encoded by the coding sequence ATGAAACGCCTGTCCGCCTGCCTTGCCTTGCTGGCCGTGACCGCCATCGGCCCGGCGCTGCCCGCCGTCGCGGCTTCCGACCACGTGGTGCTGTATTCGGCCAACGACGACACCGTCAACAAGCTGATATCCGATGGGTTCAAGCAGGCCACCGGCATCACGGTGAACGTGATTTCCTCGGGCTCGGGCGTGCTGTTCCGCCGCATCGCCTCCGAACAGGGCAACCCGCAGGCCGACGTGGTTTGGGGCGTGAGCGCGGCGCTGCTCAAGCAGAACGTCAAGTATTTCCAGGCCTATGCGGTCCAGGGAAGCGATACCGTGCCCGCCCCCTATCGCGATCCCGGCAACCTTTGGATAGGCACCAACATCCAGGTGGTGACCATCAACCGCAACAGCAAAGCCATCCCCGACGCCGAGGCGCCGCAGCGCTGGGAAGACCTGTTCAATGCCAAGTGGAAAGGCCGTATCGCCTACACCGATCCGGCCAATTCCGGGTTCTCCTACGCGGCCGCCACCGCGCTGCTGCAGGCCTGGGGCGACAACGACGCCGCCTGGGAAAAGTTCGGCAAGCTGGTGGGCAATACCAAGGTGCTGAACCGGTCCACGCTGGTGTTCGATGGCAATGGCAGTGGCGAATATCCGCTGGGCATTTCGCTGGAATATGCCGGCTATCTTTGGGCGCACAACGGCGCGCCCGTGAAAGTCGGCTATCCGGCCGACGGTACGGTGGCGCTGGCCGAGGGCGCCGCCTTGATCAAGGGCGGCCCGGATCCGGAGAACGCCCGGAAACTGATCGATTACCTGGCGAGCAAACCCACCCAGGAAATGCTGCTGAAGGCCACGTTCCGCCGCCCCGCCCGCCAGGACGTCGACCTGGGCGCGGCCGGCAGCATGCCGGCATTCGGCACGATCAAGGTACTGCCCTACGACGATGCCAAGTGGGAGGCCGCGCGCGCCGATACGCTGCGCCGCCTGAAGACCACCATCCAGGAAACGCGCTGA
- a CDS encoding ABC transporter ATP-binding protein, translating to MTTIRIQDLVCSYGAARAVDGISLTVGEGELFTLLGPSGCGKTTLLRSIAGFTDIASGSILLGDTRIDSLPAHRRNIAMVFQNYAIFPNLTVAGNVAYGLRARKVPPAAIETRVRKALERVRLADYGPRWPHQLSGGQLQRVAIARALVIEPAVLLFDEPLSNLDAQLRTEMRVEIRQLQKSLGLTAVYVTHDQEEALAISDRIAVLRNGRIEQVGTPESIYQRPRTAFVAEFLGGTNILPGIAGAFDGQTSEVSAGGTTISVDGKVAEPGGQVLLSIRPEALRLVDQAAGPLLRARLVLREFLGQIQRLHAALPDGTQIRISALGASSAGLAEGAPLTLAYDPAHIIAFPAS from the coding sequence ATGACGACCATACGCATTCAGGACCTGGTCTGCAGCTATGGCGCGGCGCGGGCGGTGGACGGCATTTCCCTGACCGTGGGCGAAGGGGAACTGTTCACGCTGCTGGGCCCCTCCGGCTGCGGCAAGACCACGCTGCTGCGCAGCATCGCGGGCTTCACCGATATCGCCTCCGGCAGCATCCTGCTGGGCGACACGCGCATCGACAGCCTGCCGGCGCACCGCCGCAATATCGCGATGGTGTTCCAGAACTACGCCATCTTTCCCAACCTGACCGTGGCGGGCAATGTGGCCTATGGCCTGCGGGCGCGCAAGGTGCCGCCCGCGGCCATCGAGACGCGCGTGCGCAAGGCGCTCGAACGCGTGCGCCTGGCCGACTACGGCCCACGCTGGCCGCACCAGCTGTCGGGCGGGCAGCTGCAGCGGGTGGCCATCGCCCGAGCCCTGGTAATCGAGCCGGCCGTGCTGCTGTTCGATGAGCCCTTATCGAATCTGGACGCCCAGCTGCGCACCGAAATGCGCGTGGAAATCCGCCAGTTGCAGAAGTCGCTGGGACTGACGGCGGTCTATGTCACGCACGACCAGGAAGAGGCGCTGGCCATTTCCGATCGCATCGCCGTGCTGCGCAACGGACGCATCGAGCAGGTCGGGACGCCCGAGTCGATCTACCAGCGGCCCCGGACGGCCTTCGTGGCGGAATTCCTGGGCGGTACCAACATACTGCCGGGCATCGCCGGCGCCTTCGACGGGCAGACCAGCGAGGTCAGCGCCGGTGGCACGACGATATCGGTGGACGGCAAGGTGGCCGAGCCAGGCGGCCAGGTCCTGCTTTCGATCCGGCCGGAAGCCTTGCGCCTGGTGGACCAGGCCGCGGGCCCGCTGTTGCGCGCCCGGCTGGTGCTACGTGAGTTCCTGGGCCAGATACAGCGCCTGCACGCGGCCCTGCCCGACGGCACGCAGATCCGCATCTCGGCGCTGGGTGCGTCATCCGCGGGCCTGGCGGAGGGCGCGCCTTTGACGCTGGCCTACGATCCCGCGCACATCATCGCGTTTCCCGCCTCATGA
- a CDS encoding winged helix-turn-helix transcriptional regulator — MPSRKHLTDQPCPVARAVDVIGDHWSLLIVRDAFDGMRRFGDFQRSLGVARNILSNRLRKLVDAGILETQPASDGTAYQEYVLTPKGQSLFPIVVALRQWGEQHLFARGEPHSTLIDKGTGKPVPRMAPKAQDGSVLLPGATEVRKVP; from the coding sequence ATGCCATCCCGCAAGCACCTGACCGACCAGCCTTGTCCGGTCGCACGCGCCGTCGATGTGATAGGAGATCACTGGTCGCTTCTTATCGTGCGTGATGCCTTCGACGGTATGCGCCGCTTCGGCGATTTCCAGCGCAGCCTGGGGGTGGCGCGCAACATCCTTTCCAATCGGCTGCGCAAGCTGGTCGACGCCGGCATCCTGGAGACACAGCCCGCCTCGGATGGCACCGCCTATCAGGAGTACGTGCTGACCCCCAAGGGGCAAAGCCTTTTTCCTATCGTGGTGGCATTGCGGCAATGGGGGGAGCAGCACCTATTCGCGCGTGGCGAGCCCCATTCGACGCTTATCGACAAAGGCACCGGAAAGCCGGTGCCGCGCATGGCGCCAAAGGCGCAGGACGGCAGTGTGCTTTTGCCGGGCGCTACGGAGGTGCGGAAGGTCCCGTAG
- a CDS encoding MFS transporter, with protein MNASSIPKALPRSLVWLFATASALSVANVYYAQPLLDALARDFGIGQAAIGGVVTATQVGCALALLLLVPLGDLVDRRRLMAVQLVALAAALAAVGMARSAPALLAGMMAVGLLGTAMTQGLIAYAASAAAPHEQGRVVGAAQGGVFIGLLLARVFAGGVSDLTGWRGVYFCAAVSMLGIALPLWWRLPSLTTTPRKPGYPRLIASMASLLRQEKVLQVRGMLALFMFAAFNIFWSALVLPLSAPPYGYSRTAIGAFGLAGAAGALLATHAGRWADQGHAQRTSAAALLALVLAWWPLSLMDRSLGALVVGIVLLDLGGQALHVTNQSLIFRTRPEAHGRLVGLYMLFYALGSGLGGIASTIAYAHAAWDGVCALGATVSLLALLFWYMTRHSGDIQANPKRSRRI; from the coding sequence ATGAACGCTTCATCGATTCCCAAGGCATTGCCGCGCAGTCTGGTGTGGCTGTTCGCCACCGCCAGCGCCTTGAGCGTGGCGAACGTCTATTACGCCCAACCTTTGCTGGACGCGTTGGCGCGGGACTTCGGCATCGGCCAAGCGGCAATCGGCGGCGTGGTCACCGCCACGCAGGTGGGCTGCGCGCTCGCATTGCTGCTGCTCGTGCCACTGGGCGACCTGGTGGACCGGCGGCGCCTGATGGCGGTGCAGTTGGTGGCGCTCGCGGCTGCGCTGGCGGCCGTCGGCATGGCACGGTCCGCGCCTGCCCTGCTGGCAGGCATGATGGCGGTGGGCCTGCTGGGCACCGCCATGACCCAGGGGCTGATCGCCTATGCGGCCAGTGCCGCCGCGCCGCATGAACAAGGTCGTGTCGTCGGCGCGGCGCAAGGCGGCGTGTTCATCGGCCTGCTGCTCGCACGGGTATTCGCGGGAGGTGTCAGCGATCTGACGGGCTGGCGAGGCGTCTATTTCTGTGCCGCCGTATCGATGCTCGGCATCGCCTTGCCGCTGTGGTGGCGGCTACCTAGCCTTACGACGACGCCGCGCAAGCCCGGTTATCCGCGCCTGATCGCCTCGATGGCATCGCTGCTGCGGCAGGAAAAGGTGCTGCAAGTGCGCGGCATGCTGGCGCTGTTCATGTTCGCCGCATTCAATATCTTCTGGAGCGCGCTGGTCCTGCCGCTGAGCGCGCCGCCCTATGGCTACTCGCGCACGGCCATCGGCGCCTTCGGGTTGGCTGGCGCGGCGGGCGCGCTCCTCGCCACGCACGCGGGGCGGTGGGCCGACCAAGGACACGCCCAGCGCACCAGCGCGGCGGCGCTCTTGGCGCTCGTCCTGGCCTGGTGGCCGCTATCGCTCATGGACCGGTCGCTCGGCGCGCTGGTCGTCGGCATCGTGCTGCTCGACCTGGGCGGACAAGCCTTGCACGTCACCAATCAAAGCCTGATCTTCAGGACCCGACCTGAAGCGCATGGCCGGCTGGTCGGCCTTTATATGCTGTTCTATGCGCTCGGCAGCGGGCTGGGCGGTATCGCTTCCACAATCGCCTACGCTCACGCTGCCTGGGATGGCGTGTGCGCGCTGGGCGCGACAGTCAGTCTGCTGGCCCTGCTGTTCTGGTACATGACCCGGCATTCCGGCGACATCCAAGCAAATCCAAAACGATCCCGCCGCATTTGA
- a CDS encoding ABC transporter permease, with translation MKGFRYAVSIGALVLLALFLLYPLALVLNASLRVDGTGDFTLANYAGIFRSGYYVKSVSNSLIAAACATVGATLIGVPLAFCMARVDLPGKPLLFTLASLPLVLPSFVAAYALVLLFGHAGVVTSALRDIGIPVGPIYGLPGIIAVFSLTLYPYVLMPTMAGFKAIDISVEEAARNLGGSRWHVFRSVLLPVVMPAVLAGALLVFIETLENFGVPSVLAEDRPFLAVDIFKLFAGEADNNPAAAGALSVLLIACTALGLLAQRHYLAKRRFTTNARSAPPLLPLSRGWRAAATVYSWGVVLLSLMPFLAVLCISFLRFRGPVLTWEPGLSNYAGLLAGSFEPLYNTLILATVAAVVATVVGAPIGYIVTRHRGRLSATLDTIGMVPFAVSGTVMGVGLILAFNNQPLVLTGGWLILVIAYVVRKLPFSVRSAAAIVHQLEPSLEEASINLGVSPFRTFLRLIVPLMAGGLVGGMVLVWITVASELSSTIVLYTSRWSTMTVRMFQLLEGTGAGLAAAAASILIFFTAVPLLLLQRHSRRRDSALM, from the coding sequence ATGAAGGGCTTTCGCTACGCCGTTTCGATCGGCGCACTGGTCCTGCTCGCCCTGTTCCTGCTCTATCCGCTCGCGCTGGTATTGAATGCCAGCCTGCGTGTGGACGGTACGGGCGATTTCACGCTGGCCAACTATGCGGGCATCTTCCGCAGCGGCTATTACGTCAAGAGCGTAAGCAACAGCCTGATCGCGGCGGCCTGCGCCACCGTGGGCGCCACCCTGATCGGCGTGCCGCTGGCCTTCTGCATGGCGCGTGTCGATCTGCCCGGCAAGCCCCTGCTGTTCACGCTGGCCTCGCTGCCGCTGGTCCTGCCATCCTTCGTGGCCGCCTATGCCCTGGTTCTGCTGTTCGGGCACGCCGGCGTGGTAACGAGCGCGCTGCGCGATATCGGCATCCCCGTGGGTCCGATCTATGGATTGCCGGGCATCATCGCGGTGTTCTCGCTGACGCTGTATCCCTATGTCCTGATGCCCACCATGGCCGGCTTCAAGGCGATCGATATCTCGGTGGAGGAAGCGGCCCGCAACCTGGGAGGCTCGCGCTGGCACGTGTTCCGCAGCGTCCTGCTGCCCGTGGTGATGCCCGCGGTACTCGCGGGTGCATTGCTGGTCTTCATCGAAACCCTGGAGAACTTCGGCGTGCCCTCGGTGCTGGCGGAGGATCGCCCCTTCCTGGCCGTCGACATCTTCAAGCTGTTCGCCGGCGAGGCCGACAACAATCCCGCGGCGGCCGGCGCATTGAGCGTACTGCTCATCGCCTGCACGGCGCTGGGCTTGCTGGCGCAGCGCCATTACCTGGCGAAGCGCCGCTTCACGACCAATGCGCGCAGCGCGCCGCCGCTCTTGCCGCTGTCGCGCGGCTGGCGCGCGGCCGCGACCGTATACAGCTGGGGCGTCGTGCTGCTGTCGCTGATGCCCTTCCTGGCGGTGCTTTGCATTTCCTTCCTGCGCTTTCGCGGTCCGGTACTGACCTGGGAGCCGGGATTGAGCAACTATGCCGGCTTGCTGGCGGGCTCTTTCGAGCCGCTCTACAACACGCTGATTCTGGCGACGGTGGCGGCCGTGGTCGCCACGGTAGTCGGCGCCCCCATCGGTTATATCGTCACGCGCCACCGGGGCCGATTGTCCGCGACGCTGGATACCATAGGGATGGTGCCCTTCGCCGTATCCGGCACCGTGATGGGCGTGGGCCTGATCCTGGCCTTCAATAACCAGCCGCTGGTGCTGACCGGCGGCTGGCTGATCCTGGTCATCGCCTATGTGGTGCGCAAATTGCCGTTCAGCGTGCGCTCGGCGGCCGCCATCGTGCACCAGCTCGAACCCAGCCTGGAGGAAGCGTCCATCAATCTGGGGGTGTCGCCCTTCCGGACTTTCCTGCGCTTGATCGTGCCCTTGATGGCGGGTGGCCTGGTGGGCGGCATGGTGCTGGTGTGGATCACCGTGGCATCGGAATTGAGTTCGACCATTGTGCTGTACACCAGCCGCTGGTCCACCATGACGGTGCGCATGTTCCAGCTGCTGGAAGGCACCGGCGCGGGACTGGCCGCCGCGGCGGCATCGATCCTGATATTTTTCACCGCCGTCCCGCTATTGCTGCTGCAGCGGCACTCGCGCCGGCGCGACAGCGCCTTGATGTAG